One region of Theileria equi strain WA chromosome 4 map unlocalized gcontig_1105316255039, whole genome shotgun sequence genomic DNA includes:
- a CDS encoding hypothetical protein (encoded by transcript BEWA_054920A), translated as MVVFYLFLISNLHTLCSCGDTEERRDGPQEVSSNTNRMSSFRTINLADPSPNVCKVLDLISEYGPVRVHVPVNERVVGRVINDLETVWNSSEQGEVCLYCITFPKGTNHLVVIIAKETPLGLDHLYFKRKGGGWKSSTKGYIDKIPKLKHNKNPNYTTTLNISTELQHCHIVRESLYGVSVSLYFSREDYQIQKVVDDTETIWQAEDEKNEKLFIAQFYSRQNAPPMLLIWIMKRYVMERLHYVKKRRTWDKVPAVVFNETFAELKRV; from the coding sequence ATGGTAGTCTTTTACTTGTTCTTGATCTCTAACCTCCATACGTTATGCTCCTGTGGAGATACGGAAGAAAGGCGTGATGGACCTCAAGAGGTTAGCTCAAACACAAACCGCATGTCCAGTTTTCGTACAATAAACCTTGCTGATCCCAGCCCCAATGTTTGTAAAGTACTCGACTTAATCTCTGAATATGGGCCTGTAAGAGTACATGTTCCGGTAAATGAACGAGTTGTAGGAAGGGTGATTAACGATCTTGAAACCGTATGGAACTCATCAGAGCAGGGTGAAGTATGTCTATACTGCATAACATTTCCCAAGGGTACCAACCATCTAGTTGTTATTATCGCAAAAGAAACACCTCTAGGGTTAGATCACCTTTATTTCAAGAGAAAAGGAGGTGGCTGGAAGTCGTCCACAAAGGGGTATATAGACAAGATACCGAAACTAAAGCACAATAAGAACCCGAATTATACTACGACCCTGAACATTTCTACCGAACTACAGCACTGTCATATTGTAAGGGAAAGTTTGTATGGAGTATCCGTATCATTATACTTTTCCAGGGAAGACTACCAGATTCAGAAGGTCGTCGATGATACCGAAACAATATGGCAGGCAGAGGAcgagaagaatgaaaaattaTTCATAGCACAGTTTTATTCCAGACAAAACGCCCCTCCAATGCTATTAATTTGGATCATGAAAAGGTATGTCATGGAAAGGTTACACTACGTAAAGAAAAGACGTACGTGGGACAAGGTCCCTGCAGTTGTTTTTAATGAAACATTTGCTGAACTGAAGAGGGTTTAG
- a CDS encoding hypothetical protein (encoded by transcript BEWA_054930A) translates to MKILVILCVAYVLRLCGCESLDDIIARFDGEVAKTQKLLEDAQSTLKGAENALEEYTKACTEIQSSKGKEVEDARKAFETAQKTLGKVSGSDAVLQALKKALEDLDKGAKFEPPSVESQGKVVKEALEKVADIHDLLNTVKPLEKLDEGNHEQQSSGTTPVDAKPKVVEHTTVSTSDPVEKSPTEENVSEQDTPKDTEKTSNSAPEESRESVSNEPNETQSEEVTLQKPVEESKTHIEEDVTTTDEAKSEDLKPEKESQSLGSSELIVSTMSTVSKPKFPLNRTGASATLKLLKPDYSIYQFFEYHHDDNHIRLVIPRDSLVVTKILNDTKTIWSGKRGEVLEYAKVYLNKDKKPELVLVTLITPSGVLRKDYIKGTSNNWKEFKGDVSTKINPLKVTTEHKRDSIIDLKNEKDTYECRIFSVIFLGVPTRSYSPKPGYIVKEVMDGEISLWKAAEGTDERCLSCELYTKYEHNILYLSKRKHGKRDDASFEFSDGTWKSISEEEFLKKFQAMANGSSKKPKAPETSPVPEIERSTSSTDLGSSKSEQNVHNEHTSETKVEHYIGDTDEVDPEQPGPNEAKEEVSTEALDEVKHEISEHASTHTDVISKDTKTEGDNNYPTDQNDDAVFSTLSTAALGSVSSDNGKDRDNEASEPLKDQIKEGLGLSGWGPENILGAFVGVFTASTITTFIS, encoded by the coding sequence atgaagattcttgtaATACTTTGTGTAGCCTATGTTTTAAGGCTCTGTGGTTGTGAAAGTTTAGATGACATAATTGCCAGATTTGATGGTGAAGTTGCAAAGACCCAAAAGCTTCTGGAAGATGCTCAATCGACTCTAAAGGGTGCTGAAAATGCACTTGAAGAGTATACCAAAGCTTGTACAGAAATACAAAGTTCTAAAGGGAAGGAGGTAGAAGACGCTAGAAAGGCTTTTGAGACTGCACAAAAGACCTTAGGTAAAGTATCCGGGTCTGATGCTGTATTACAAGCTCTAAAAAAAGCACTGGAAGATCTTGATAAAGGTGCAAAGTTCGAGCCACCCTCTGTGGAGAGTCAGGGGAAGGTTGTTAAAGAAGCTCTAGAAAAAGTGGCAGACATTCATGATTTACTAAATACGGTAAAACCCCTGGAAAAACTTGATGAAGGTAATCATGAACAACAATCATCGGGGACTACTCCGGTAGATGCCAAACCGAAAGTAGTTGAGCATACCACAGTTTCTACAAGTGATCCTGTAGAGAAATCACCAACTGAAGAAAATGTAAGTGAACAAGACACACCCAAAGATACTGAAAAAACAAGTAACTCCGCGCCAGAAGAGTCCCGGGAATCAGTAAGTAATGAACCTAATGAAACTCAATCGGAGGAAGTGACACTTCAGAAACctgtagaagaatctaaGACTCATATAGAGGAAGATGTTACTACTACTGATGAGGCTAAATCTGAAGATCTGAAACCTGAAAAGGAATCTCAAAGCCTTGGTTCTTCTGAGCTTATAGTGAGCACCATGTCTACAGTTAGTAAACCAAAATTCCCTTTAAATCGGACTGGTGCATCAGCAACTTTGAAATTATTAAAACCTGACTATTCAATATACCAATTCTTTGAATATCACCATGATGATAATCACATTAGGCTAGTAATTCCACGAGATAGTCTAGTTGTGACTAAGATATTGAACGATACAAAGACTATATGGTCAGGTAAACGTGGAGAAGTCTTGGAATATGCTAAAGTCTACTTAAATAAGGATAAGAAACCTGAACTAGTATTAGTCACTCTCATAACTCCATCTGGTGTATTACGAAAGGATTATATAAAGGGTACTTCAAATAATTGGAAGGAGTTCAAGGGTGATGTAAGTACAAAGATAAATCCGCTCAAGGTCACTACAGAACACAAGAGAGACTCCATAATAGACTTGAAGAACGAAAAGGATACTTATGAATGCAGAATCTTTAGTGTAATTTTCCTTGGAGTTCCTACTCGCTCATATTCCCCAAAACCAGGTTACATTGTCAAGGAAGTAATGGATGGTGAGATATCCCTGTGGAAGGCGGCCGAAGGTACAGATGAGAGGTGCTTATCATGTGAGCTTTACACGAAATATGAACACAACATCCTCTATTTAAGCAAGAGGAAACATGGTAAAAGGGATGATGCTTCATTTGAGTTTTCTGACGGAACATGGAAAAGCATAAGTGAGGAGGAGTTTCTTAAGAAATTTCAGGCCATGGCAAATGGATCATCTAAAAAACCTAAAGCTCCTGAAACATCTCCTGTACCAGAGATCGAAAGGTCGACATCTTCTACAGATCTAGGATCATCTAAGTCTGAACAAAATGTCCATAATGAACATACAAGTGAAACTAAAGTAGAACATTATATAGGAGACACTGATGAAGTAGATCCAGAACAACCAGGGCCAAATGAGGCAAAGGAGGAAGTCTCTACAGAAGCTCTTGATGAGGTTAAACATGAGATTTCTGAACATGCATCAACTCATACCGATGTTATATCTAAAGATACCAAAACTGAGGGAGATAATAATTATCCTACGGACCAAAATGATGATGCTGTGTTCTCCACTCTATCTACAGCTGCTTTGGGTTCAGTATCCTCAGATAATGGAAAAGACAGAGATAATGAAGCCTCTGAACCTCTTAAAGATCAAATTAAAGAAGGCTTAGGCCTTTCTGGTTGGGGTCCAGAGAACATTCTTGGAGCCTTTGTTGGCGTTTTTACAGCATCTACTATAACTACTTTTATATCATGA
- a CDS encoding conserved hypothetical protein (encoded by transcript BEWA_054940A) — protein sequence MYVFLFTFIFSDPPTMEIVKQINETKHFIIEQIDEGVALCNDDVHGFLKGSIKMTIITCMRWIYWWN from the exons atGTACGTTTTCCTCTTCACATTCATATTTAGCGACCCACCGACGATGGAGATTGTCAAGCAAATAAACGAGACAAAACACTTTATAATCGAACAAATAGACGAGGGAGTTGCACTCTGTAACGACGATGTTCACGGATTTTTAAAG GGTAGTATAAAGATGACGATAATAACCTGTATGAGGTGGATATACTGGTGGAATTAG